From a region of the Lentilactobacillus curieae genome:
- a CDS encoding DUF1002 domain-containing protein yields the protein MKTQIQSKIKYGLLLIAALFGFIFIGMTNANADGNVQTKALSKPYVVYGSGLASEDKNQIDSTLGVKSNYQSLTVNGSDYATYINSAGTSDASMISCVSLAPADPGTGVKVNIEPYNGQNNITQVTSQQYAMVATMAGVSDVIITVTADKSVSGESALTGVYKALANDGITLNQQNTQAANGVLDATQPAINQNSDDKSYPGKLMAAIGQVSSDLAKQRQKEDQLATKDDIQQMLQDALENQGISDNTPQTTINNIVIALSNVQKAPISQSNTYIENAKGMANDLANSIGDKMAGLKDFANSDDAKKAEGFLAKLWQAIVDFFSNLFG from the coding sequence ATGAAAACACAAATTCAGTCAAAAATTAAATATGGCTTGCTACTAATAGCTGCATTGTTCGGCTTTATCTTTATTGGGATGACGAATGCTAATGCTGATGGAAACGTTCAAACTAAAGCACTTTCTAAACCTTATGTAGTTTATGGATCAGGACTAGCTTCTGAAGATAAAAATCAAATTGACAGTACCCTAGGAGTTAAATCAAACTACCAATCATTGACTGTCAATGGATCTGATTATGCAACTTACATTAACTCTGCCGGTACCAGTGATGCTAGTATGATTAGTTGTGTTTCCCTAGCGCCTGCAGACCCCGGAACCGGAGTTAAGGTAAATATTGAGCCCTATAATGGTCAAAACAACATCACTCAAGTAACTTCGCAACAGTATGCAATGGTTGCAACGATGGCTGGAGTAAGTGATGTGATTATTACTGTGACTGCCGATAAGTCAGTGTCTGGCGAATCTGCCTTAACAGGGGTTTATAAAGCATTAGCAAATGACGGAATCACTCTGAACCAACAAAACACTCAAGCTGCAAATGGAGTTCTTGATGCAACACAGCCTGCAATCAATCAAAATAGTGATGATAAGAGCTATCCCGGTAAGTTGATGGCGGCAATTGGGCAAGTATCTTCTGACTTAGCTAAACAGCGTCAAAAGGAAGATCAGCTAGCAACCAAGGACGATATTCAGCAAATGTTACAAGATGCACTTGAGAATCAAGGAATCTCTGATAATACACCACAAACAACAATCAATAACATTGTGATTGCTTTAAGTAATGTTCAAAAGGCGCCAATTTCGCAATCTAATACGTACATTGAAAATGCCAAAGGGATGGCTAATGACTTAGCAAACTCGATTGGTGACAAGATGGCTGGATTAAAAGATTTCGCCAATAGCGATGATGCCAAGAAGGCAGAGGGATTTTTAGCAAAACTGTGGCAAGCAATTGTAGATTTCTTTAGTAATTTATTTGGATAA
- a CDS encoding MarR family winged helix-turn-helix transcriptional regulator translates to MSNVKPVLLEDQLCFQLYTANKKFNHFYQIALKPYKLTYPQYIAMLTLWEYAPLSVKELGNYLHLDSGTLTPLLKRLENNGWITRERSESDERSVTVNLTDMANVKRDDVYKHVSGCIDTLGLTETEKNECFDNVASVEKKLDKFEG, encoded by the coding sequence ATGTCAAATGTAAAACCAGTCTTGTTGGAAGACCAATTATGTTTCCAACTATATACCGCAAACAAAAAATTCAACCATTTCTATCAGATTGCTTTAAAACCTTATAAGTTAACTTACCCACAGTACATTGCAATGTTAACCCTTTGGGAGTATGCACCACTGTCAGTTAAGGAATTAGGTAATTACCTCCACCTTGATAGTGGAACGTTAACTCCACTTTTAAAGCGACTTGAAAATAACGGTTGGATTACTCGTGAACGTAGTGAAAGCGACGAGAGATCTGTGACCGTTAACTTGACGGATATGGCCAATGTTAAAAGAGACGATGTTTACAAACACGTTTCTGGCTGTATCGACACGTTAGGTCTAACAGAAACAGAAAAAAATGAATGTTTTGATAATGTTGCTTCTGTTGAAAAAAAACTTGATAAGTTTGAAGGGTAG
- a CDS encoding GlsB/YeaQ/YmgE family stress response membrane protein, with amino-acid sequence MHWIWVLIVGAVIGAIAGAITGRGKSMGCITNIIAGLIGSSLGEAILGDWGPQVAEMAIVPSIIGAVVLVLVVSFFIGKKD; translated from the coding sequence ATGCACTGGATATGGGTATTAATCGTTGGTGCTGTAATTGGAGCGATTGCTGGTGCAATTACTGGCCGTGGCAAGTCCATGGGTTGCATCACCAACATTATTGCAGGTCTGATTGGTTCTTCATTAGGAGAAGCAATTCTCGGTGATTGGGGTCCACAAGTGGCTGAAATGGCAATCGTACCATCAATTATTGGTGCGGTAGTCTTGGTACTAGTGGTTTCATTCTTCATCGGAAAAAAAGATTAA
- a CDS encoding universal stress protein, with protein MFKNIAVTLDGSDNSKDALAQAVDIAKSSDAKLTLVSVVNETSYYYMGNTSTVGTSMIPTDFRSTQRKAAQDVLDNAKAYCDQHGIDVEVKVEEGIPKRVIVESYGKEKGYDLLVMGKSGVDALSRVIVGSTTAYVVRNSDTTVMVVG; from the coding sequence ATGTTTAAAAATATTGCAGTAACTTTAGATGGAAGTGACAATTCAAAGGATGCACTGGCACAGGCGGTAGATATTGCGAAGTCGTCAGATGCTAAGTTGACTTTGGTTTCTGTAGTGAATGAAACTAGTTATTATTACATGGGAAATACATCTACCGTAGGGACTTCAATGATTCCAACGGATTTTAGAAGCACACAAAGAAAAGCTGCTCAAGATGTACTTGATAATGCTAAGGCTTATTGTGATCAACATGGTATTGATGTGGAAGTTAAGGTAGAAGAGGGAATCCCTAAGAGAGTGATTGTTGAGTCCTATGGTAAGGAAAAGGGATACGATTTGCTTGTGATGGGTAAATCCGGAGTAGATGCTTTGAGTAGGGTGATTGTGGGGTCGACAACAGCCTATGTGGTTAGAAATTCAGACACTACTGTGATGGTAGTGGGATAG
- the asnB gene encoding asparagine synthase (glutamine-hydrolyzing), translated as MCGFVGFVNQKDVPTDTINNMADRIKHRGPDDEAYFSDENVSMGFRRLSIIDLAHGGQPMKNGDGSKVLTFNGEIYNYKDIRKELQDLGYEFKTDVDSEVLIHGYDAWGPDLLQKLRGMFAFVIYDSKTNEVFGARDHFGIKPLYYYDDGKAFLWASEIKAFLEHPNFNKQLNVDLLPIHLSFEFIPSRETMFKNVYKLLPGQYFLHKDGKTETHRYFKFNYDHIDNTQTVEEDSKKIEKLVDDSVKAHMIADVEVGSFLSSGIDSSYVLNEAAKLKPIQSFSIGFHHSKYSELGWSTEFAKAIKQKNTPIYMDGDDYFDILPTMMYYMDEPLSNPAAVQLYYLTKRTSESVKVALSGEGADEFFGGYNTYLEAIPFERYQKFVPGFVRKGLASVARKLPRFHGKRFLIRGAQPLSERYYRVNYVYNYDDRNRVLKDPSINTDSGAYTKHIFDDVKGKDEMTQMQYFDINTWLPYDILHKADRMSMANSLEVRVPLVDKEVAAFASTMPVNTRITPEETKISLRTAAERHMPKENALKEKLGFPSPIASWINDPKYHERIVSAFHSDTAQKYFNVAELDRLLEEHAGGKSNMQKLFTVYTFILWYQIYFPEDTSEKTVELVRRTQI; from the coding sequence ATGTGTGGATTTGTTGGTTTTGTAAACCAAAAGGATGTCCCAACCGACACGATTAACAATATGGCCGATCGGATTAAACACCGTGGCCCTGATGACGAAGCATACTTTAGTGATGAAAATGTTTCAATGGGATTCAGACGTCTCTCAATCATTGATTTAGCCCATGGCGGTCAACCAATGAAAAACGGTGACGGCTCAAAAGTCCTCACTTTTAACGGTGAAATTTACAACTACAAAGATATTAGAAAAGAACTTCAAGACCTTGGATATGAATTTAAAACTGATGTGGACTCAGAAGTTTTGATTCATGGTTATGATGCTTGGGGTCCTGATTTGTTACAAAAACTACGTGGAATGTTTGCTTTCGTAATTTACGATAGCAAGACTAACGAAGTATTTGGTGCCAGGGATCATTTTGGTATTAAGCCACTTTATTACTATGATGATGGCAAGGCATTTTTATGGGCTTCAGAAATCAAGGCATTTTTGGAACACCCAAACTTTAATAAGCAATTGAATGTCGATTTATTGCCTATCCATTTGAGTTTTGAATTTATTCCATCAAGAGAAACCATGTTCAAAAATGTTTATAAACTACTTCCTGGCCAATACTTCCTTCATAAAGATGGTAAGACTGAAACTCACCGTTACTTTAAATTTAATTATGATCACATTGACAATACTCAAACAGTTGAGGAAGACTCAAAGAAGATTGAGAAACTTGTAGACGATTCAGTTAAGGCACATATGATTGCCGATGTTGAAGTTGGTAGTTTCTTGTCTAGTGGAATTGATTCAAGCTATGTGTTGAATGAGGCTGCTAAATTAAAGCCGATCCAATCATTCTCGATTGGTTTCCATCATTCTAAATACAGTGAATTGGGCTGGTCAACGGAGTTTGCTAAGGCAATCAAACAAAAGAATACGCCAATTTACATGGATGGTGACGATTACTTCGATATCCTACCAACTATGATGTATTACATGGATGAACCCCTTTCAAACCCAGCAGCTGTTCAGTTGTACTACTTGACTAAACGCACATCAGAAAGCGTTAAAGTTGCTCTTTCTGGTGAAGGTGCCGATGAATTCTTTGGAGGATACAACACTTATCTTGAAGCAATTCCTTTCGAAAGATATCAAAAGTTTGTCCCCGGATTTGTTCGTAAGGGATTAGCATCGGTTGCTCGTAAGTTGCCTAGATTTCATGGCAAGCGTTTCTTGATTCGTGGGGCACAACCACTTAGTGAACGTTATTACCGAGTTAACTACGTTTACAACTACGATGACAGAAATCGGGTATTGAAAGATCCAAGCATCAACACTGATTCAGGTGCATATACCAAGCACATCTTTGATGATGTTAAGGGTAAAGACGAAATGACCCAAATGCAGTACTTTGATATCAACACTTGGTTACCATACGATATCCTTCATAAAGCTGACCGAATGAGTATGGCAAACTCCCTAGAGGTTCGGGTTCCGTTGGTTGATAAGGAAGTTGCAGCATTTGCATCAACTATGCCAGTTAATACTAGAATCACACCTGAGGAAACAAAAATTTCTCTTAGAACTGCGGCAGAACGCCACATGCCTAAGGAAAACGCCTTGAAAGAAAAGCTTGGCTTCCCATCACCAATTGCTAGCTGGATCAATGATCCTAAGTATCATGAAAGAATTGTTTCAGCTTTCCATTCAGATACTGCCCAAAAGTATTTTAACGTTGCAGAACTGGACAGATTATTGGAAGAGCATGCGGGTGGTAAATCAAACATGCAAAAGCTCTTCACAGTTTACACATTTATTCTTTGGTATCAAATCTACTTCCCAGAAGACACGAGTGAAAAGACTGTTGAACTCGTAAGAAGAACGCAGATTTAA
- a CDS encoding UDP-N-acetylmuramoyl-L-alanyl-D-glutamate--2,6-diaminopimelate ligase, whose amino-acid sequence MTNGEIFKLLSEHDLLVKTSHNLDLNADYAGITYDSRAVQDGFLFFCKGNFKPEYLSSAKDKGATTYVSEVEYADVELPAIIVNNVQKTMSLLSAAFFGFPQNKLTTIAYTGTKGKTTSAYFTKNILDHQYKVGLFSTIDTIVGTGADDEFKSSLTTPESLDLFTNMNRVVNNKLDHLVMEVSSQAYKKNRVYGLKYDVGIFLNISPDHIGRNEHPTFADYLHCKEQLLVNSNSVVINADGSHLLDTYMTAKATTEPENIYLFAKAESENSKEYPIDFEYRSLADSLESNRISLKAISEKGQQLGIDGDYEIGLPGDYNESNAVASAIASALVGAQQDNIKAGLARIVIPGRMEHFNTQSHGTVYVDYAHNYASMDSVLSFLKSQNPHGKVIVVTGSAGDKGIDRRPGLGKAIGQSADIAILTADDPGYEQPKDIADTIADNINNDSVQVKYIENRETAIKQAIESSQSGDVVLIAGKGRDPYQKVNGVDTPYAGDAQIVAEYTKGV is encoded by the coding sequence ATGACAAATGGTGAAATATTTAAATTACTCTCTGAACATGATTTGCTCGTAAAGACTTCACACAACTTAGACTTAAATGCTGACTATGCTGGAATCACATATGATTCTCGTGCAGTTCAAGACGGTTTCTTATTTTTCTGTAAGGGAAATTTCAAGCCGGAATACCTAAGCAGTGCGAAGGATAAAGGGGCAACTACCTATGTTTCTGAGGTTGAATATGCCGATGTTGAACTACCCGCAATTATCGTGAATAATGTCCAAAAAACAATGTCGCTCTTAAGTGCGGCATTTTTTGGCTTTCCACAAAATAAACTCACGACCATTGCATACACAGGTACTAAGGGGAAAACAACGTCTGCTTACTTCACAAAAAATATCCTTGATCATCAATACAAGGTTGGCTTATTTTCGACGATTGATACAATCGTTGGCACTGGTGCTGACGATGAATTTAAATCTAGCTTAACTACACCAGAATCTCTTGACTTGTTTACTAATATGAATCGGGTTGTTAATAACAAGTTAGATCATTTAGTGATGGAGGTTTCATCGCAAGCTTATAAAAAGAATCGGGTATACGGCTTAAAGTATGATGTGGGAATTTTTCTAAATATCTCTCCAGATCATATTGGAAGAAACGAGCATCCAACTTTTGCAGATTACCTACACTGTAAAGAACAGTTGTTGGTTAATTCTAACTCGGTAGTTATTAATGCAGATGGTTCCCATCTGCTTGATACATATATGACTGCAAAGGCCACTACCGAGCCAGAAAACATTTATTTATTTGCAAAGGCAGAAAGTGAAAATTCTAAAGAATATCCAATTGACTTTGAATATAGGTCTTTAGCTGACTCATTGGAATCCAACCGAATTTCTCTCAAGGCAATAAGTGAAAAGGGACAACAGCTTGGAATTGACGGTGACTACGAAATTGGGTTACCAGGTGATTACAACGAGTCAAACGCAGTTGCCTCGGCAATTGCTTCAGCATTAGTTGGCGCTCAGCAAGACAACATCAAGGCAGGATTGGCTAGAATTGTTATTCCAGGCAGAATGGAACATTTTAACACGCAAAGTCACGGAACTGTTTATGTTGATTACGCTCATAACTATGCCAGCATGGATTCTGTTCTTTCGTTTTTGAAATCACAAAATCCGCATGGAAAGGTTATTGTAGTTACAGGTAGTGCTGGTGATAAGGGAATCGATCGTCGTCCCGGACTGGGAAAGGCAATTGGCCAATCAGCTGATATTGCTATTCTGACGGCAGATGATCCAGGATATGAACAGCCTAAGGATATTGCTGATACGATTGCTGACAACATCAATAATGATTCTGTTCAAGTAAAGTACATTGAAAATCGTGAAACTGCAATTAAACAAGCAATTGAATCTAGCCAATCAGGTGACGTTGTTTTGATTGCTGGTAAGGGTAGAGACCCTTACCAAAAGGTGAACGGTGTGGATACCCCTTATGCTGGGGATGCACAAATCGTTGCTGAATATACTAAGGGGGTATAA
- a CDS encoding carboxylate--amine ligase — MQENQTKFTPVLLGSDFNAYGMARSLYEIYGQPVKAFAQAQLAPTRFAKIVDLELIDGFSEDPVWINEMMKIKERYADHEEPVILIGCGDGYAELISKHKSELEDVFVCPYIDYDLIKQLNDKENFYKMCDKYDLPYPKTKIITKAEYESGEKVAQPFDYPVALKPANSVEWLDIHFEGRKKAFIIKSEAEFYDIVGKIYDNGYTSDLILQDFIPGDDSNMRVLNVYVDKNHKVKFMCLGHPLLEDPAPSAIGNYVAIIPEFNQDIYNKVKDFLEKIEFTGYANFDLKYDTRDNSYKLFEINLRTGRSSFFVTLNGYKLADWVVQDYAFDSLKDKDTFFANQDSSRYFLWLGVTPKIFKKYAKENDVKEHAVQLLKEGRYGDTFWYDRDKSPKRFALYKWMMHNYAKNFKKYFTAK, encoded by the coding sequence ATGCAAGAAAATCAAACCAAGTTCACGCCAGTTTTGTTAGGTAGTGACTTCAATGCATACGGAATGGCAAGAAGTTTGTATGAAATTTATGGTCAACCTGTAAAAGCATTTGCTCAAGCACAGTTAGCACCAACTAGATTTGCTAAGATTGTTGATTTGGAGTTGATTGATGGCTTTTCAGAAGACCCAGTATGGATCAACGAAATGATGAAAATCAAGGAACGTTATGCTGATCATGAAGAACCAGTTATTTTAATTGGCTGTGGTGACGGTTATGCCGAATTGATTTCTAAGCACAAGTCAGAGTTAGAAGACGTATTCGTCTGCCCATACATTGACTATGACCTAATCAAACAGTTAAACGATAAAGAGAACTTTTATAAGATGTGTGACAAGTATGACTTGCCATACCCAAAAACTAAAATTATCACCAAAGCCGAATATGAATCTGGAGAGAAAGTTGCTCAACCCTTCGATTATCCAGTTGCACTGAAGCCGGCCAACAGTGTTGAATGGTTAGACATTCACTTTGAGGGTCGGAAAAAGGCATTTATTATTAAGTCAGAAGCAGAGTTTTACGATATAGTTGGTAAAATTTATGATAATGGCTATACTTCTGACTTGATTTTACAAGACTTTATTCCAGGCGATGACAGCAATATGCGGGTTCTAAACGTATATGTAGACAAGAATCATAAAGTTAAATTTATGTGTTTAGGTCACCCATTATTAGAGGATCCAGCACCATCAGCAATTGGTAATTATGTTGCCATCATTCCTGAGTTTAATCAGGATATTTACAATAAGGTAAAGGACTTCCTAGAAAAAATCGAATTCACAGGATATGCTAACTTTGATTTGAAGTACGATACCCGTGATAATTCTTACAAATTGTTTGAAATCAATTTAAGAACTGGCCGGAGTAGTTTCTTCGTTACTTTGAATGGCTATAAATTAGCTGATTGGGTTGTTCAAGACTACGCATTTGACTCATTGAAGGACAAAGACACTTTCTTTGCCAACCAAGATTCTAGCAGGTACTTCCTTTGGTTAGGAGTAACTCCAAAAATTTTCAAGAAATATGCCAAGGAAAATGATGTTAAGGAACATGCCGTCCAGTTATTAAAAGAAGGTCGTTATGGGGACACCTTCTGGTACGATCGTGATAAGAGTCCGAAGCGATTTGCACTGTATAAGTGGATGATGCATAATTACGCAAAGAACTTTAAGAAGTATTTCACTGCTAAATAG
- a CDS encoding aspartate/glutamate racemase family protein — protein MNHFFSIIGGMGTEATETFIHILNDKTDAQKDQDYLNYILVNHATIPDRTDYILDHSKPNPFIPLKDDILTQAKLEPDFFSIPCNTAHYFYDDLQALTDIPILHMPRLTVQQIKTNFPKAKRIGLIATRGTLHDGIYDKEILDAGYELVKPTEKIADETMELIYDNIKQKNHVDPELYHRILGEMVDELHSDVVILGCTELSVAEERASDHNYPVIDAQTVLADKTIEYARKSQPKS, from the coding sequence ATGAATCACTTTTTCTCAATTATTGGCGGAATGGGGACGGAGGCCACAGAAACTTTCATTCATATTTTGAATGATAAGACTGATGCCCAGAAAGATCAGGATTACCTTAACTATATTTTGGTTAACCATGCGACAATTCCTGACCGGACGGATTATATCTTGGACCATAGCAAGCCTAATCCATTTATTCCGTTGAAGGATGACATCTTGACTCAAGCGAAATTAGAGCCTGATTTTTTCTCCATCCCATGTAATACCGCCCATTATTTTTATGATGATCTTCAAGCATTGACCGACATTCCAATTTTGCACATGCCTAGACTGACAGTTCAGCAAATCAAAACTAATTTTCCTAAGGCTAAACGAATCGGCTTAATCGCAACCCGCGGTACTCTGCATGACGGAATTTATGATAAAGAGATTCTTGATGCTGGCTATGAGCTGGTTAAGCCAACTGAAAAAATTGCCGATGAGACAATGGAACTAATTTACGACAATATCAAACAAAAAAACCATGTCGATCCAGAACTCTATCACAGAATTTTAGGCGAAATGGTTGATGAACTTCACAGTGATGTTGTCATTTTAGGCTGTACCGAATTGTCAGTTGCAGAAGAGCGGGCCAGTGACCACAATTACCCTGTGATCGATGCTCAGACAGTTTTAGCTGATAAAACAATTGAATACGCAAGAAAAAGCCAGCCTAAAAGTTAA
- a CDS encoding DUF1516 family protein gives MWIAINYICWVGLIFAVLFAITRTTKKRVIQSMMYSRLFYWGIMISQVVIDIRSFERHPVFIIISAILTLIAIALSETIIGRKQDGILKIKTTATFVVVAVIAILLQSAVNF, from the coding sequence TTGTGGATCGCCATTAACTATATTTGTTGGGTAGGACTGATATTTGCCGTTCTATTTGCAATCACCAGAACAACAAAAAAGAGAGTAATCCAGTCAATGATGTACTCGAGATTATTCTACTGGGGAATTATGATTTCGCAGGTCGTGATTGATATTCGCTCCTTCGAACGCCACCCCGTATTCATTATCATTTCTGCAATTTTAACTCTGATTGCCATCGCCCTTTCAGAGACTATAATCGGTCGTAAGCAGGATGGAATTTTAAAAATAAAAACGACGGCCACTTTTGTCGTGGTCGCCGTCATCGCAATCTTATTACAGTCAGCCGTTAACTTTTAG
- the argS gene encoding arginine--tRNA ligase — translation MDYKAQVTNSLLEALNDELTSADVYQKLETPKDLSMGDLAFPAFTLAKVMHKAPNMIAEELVSKINTASYEKVEAKGAYINFFLDKGHMSNEVITNVLEEGAAYGQNDLGKGGNVPIDMSSPNIAKPISMGHLRSTVIGNSIAKILVKNGYHPIKDNHLGDWGTQFGKLIVAYKKWGNEDDVKADPINNLVKYYVKFHQEDKEHPELDDEAREWFKKLEDGDEEATFLWQWFRDESLKAFNKIYDKLGVTFDTYNGEAFYNDKMQAGIDILKEKGLLEESQGAQVVKLDKYDLNPALILKSDGATLYITRDIATAIYRDQTYKPALNLYVVGSEQTYYFQQLKAVLLEMGLKSAENLHHIPFGLITVNGKKLSTRSGRIILLDEVLDDAIELAKKQIETKNPDLPNKEEVAKEVGVGAIIFGDLKNERTNNIDFVLEDQLRFEGETGPYVQYSHARAESILKKAGNIDLHAADKSITDENAWDTIRTLQDFPEVVKSACADFEPSEIAKYSLRLAKAFNKYYAHSTILGDDEGLASRLSLVKAVSIVLKESLNLLGVKAPDEM, via the coding sequence ATGGATTATAAAGCGCAAGTTACAAACTCACTTTTGGAAGCATTGAACGATGAATTAACATCAGCAGATGTTTATCAAAAATTGGAAACACCTAAGGATTTATCAATGGGTGACCTAGCATTCCCTGCATTTACTTTAGCCAAAGTAATGCACAAGGCACCAAATATGATTGCTGAAGAGTTGGTTTCAAAGATCAATACTGCATCATATGAAAAGGTAGAGGCCAAAGGTGCTTACATCAACTTCTTCTTGGATAAAGGTCACATGAGTAACGAAGTAATCACTAACGTTCTTGAAGAAGGAGCTGCATATGGTCAAAATGATTTAGGTAAGGGTGGTAATGTCCCAATCGATATGTCATCACCTAACATCGCCAAGCCAATTTCAATGGGTCACTTGCGTTCTACAGTTATTGGTAACTCAATTGCTAAAATCTTGGTTAAAAATGGTTACCATCCAATCAAAGACAATCACTTGGGTGACTGGGGTACTCAGTTTGGTAAATTGATCGTTGCCTATAAAAAATGGGGTAACGAAGACGACGTAAAGGCTGATCCTATTAACAACTTGGTTAAGTACTACGTTAAATTCCATCAAGAAGACAAAGAACATCCAGAACTTGATGACGAAGCTCGTGAATGGTTCAAAAAGCTTGAGGATGGCGATGAAGAGGCAACTTTCTTATGGCAATGGTTCCGTGATGAATCGCTGAAGGCCTTCAACAAGATCTATGACAAATTAGGCGTTACCTTTGACACATACAATGGTGAAGCATTTTATAACGATAAGATGCAAGCCGGAATTGACATTTTGAAAGAAAAAGGTCTTCTTGAAGAATCACAAGGTGCTCAAGTTGTTAAGCTTGATAAATATGACTTGAACCCTGCTTTGATTTTGAAGAGTGATGGTGCCACTTTGTACATCACTCGTGATATTGCTACTGCTATTTACCGTGACCAAACATACAAGCCAGCACTTAATCTTTACGTTGTTGGATCTGAACAAACATACTATTTCCAACAATTAAAAGCTGTTTTACTTGAAATGGGATTGAAGTCAGCTGAAAACTTACATCATATTCCATTTGGTTTAATCACTGTTAATGGTAAGAAGTTGTCAACTCGTTCAGGAAGAATTATCTTACTTGACGAAGTTCTTGATGATGCAATTGAACTTGCCAAAAAGCAAATTGAAACTAAGAATCCAGACTTACCTAACAAGGAAGAAGTTGCTAAAGAAGTTGGTGTTGGTGCCATTATCTTTGGTGATTTAAAGAATGAAAGAACTAATAATATTGATTTTGTTCTTGAAGATCAATTGAGATTTGAAGGAGAAACTGGGCCTTACGTTCAATATTCTCATGCTCGTGCAGAAAGTATTCTAAAGAAAGCCGGCAACATTGACCTTCACGCTGCTGATAAGTCAATCACCGACGAAAATGCTTGGGATACAATTAGAACTCTTCAAGACTTCCCAGAAGTTGTAAAGAGTGCATGCGCTGACTTTGAACCTTCAGAAATTGCTAAGTACTCATTGAGATTGGCAAAAGCGTTCAACAAGTACTATGCACACTCAACAATTTTGGGTGACGATGAAGGCTTAGCATCAAGGCTTTCATTAGTTAAGGCAGTTTCCATTGTGCTTAAGGAATCACTAAACTTATTAGGGGTTAAGGCACCAGACGAAATGTAA